CCCACAGCTCTTGAGAGTCATCCTTGTTACGCGTCATAATCATTTTGACGCGCTCCATCGGCTTAATGGTCTTTTTCTCGCTCTCAGTAAGCGTGCTGCCCTCTTCACAGGCCATCACTTCCGCCCATTGCGGTCGTATATCGATAATGTCCTTATACAGCTTAAATGCGTTCTCACGAGAGCTACACACGAACATGGCTTTACCTTTTTGGGTCGTGCCCTCGGCCACTCGAGTTTCGTAATGTTCAACGAAGTCTTCAGCAATAGCTCGAATACGGTCAGGGTCGCCCAATACGGTCGACATAGTCGCCATGGTTTGCTTACTTTTTTCTATCTGATACTCGTTGGCACCTGCTTCTTCGGCTTGCTTATAGTATTTTTCGACTTCTTCCAGTTGATTGTTATCCAACAACACTTTGGCGGCGCGTCCTTCATAGACGATAGGTACCGTAATCTCGTCATGCACCGACTCGGTCATGGTGTAGCTGTCGACAATCGGGCCGAACACATCGAGCGTGGCATCGACTGGCGTTCCGGTAAAGCCAACGTAGGTTGCATTAGGCAATGAGTCATGCAGGTATTTGGCAAAGCCGTAAGTCTTTTTGACACCGTCTTCGGTAACGGTAATCTTCTGCTCAAGGTTGAGCTGGCTGCGGTGCGCTTCATCAGATAAGACAATGACATTGCTGCGCTCTGTGAGCAGCTGCGTATCTTCGGTGAACTTGTGAATAGTCGTCAGGTACACGCCGCCGCTTTTAATGCCTGACAGCCGCTCTCTTAGCTCAGCACGGCTTTCAACACTGATGATATTGTCATCACCAATATAGGTCTTGGCATTGGTAAATTGACCAGACAGCTGATCGTCTAAGTCGGTACGGTCCGTAATCAAGACAATAGTCGGGCTGCCAAGCGTCACATCACGCATTAACAGACGGGTTAAAAACAACATGGTATAGCTTTTACCACATCCGGTCGCACCAAAGTAGGTACCGCCTTTACCGTCACCAGCGATAAGCTTGCCAGCCGAGTCAATTTGCTTGATGTGCTGTTTGATATTATTGAATAGCTTGGTAGCCGCATAGTACTGGGGATAGCGGCAAATGATTTTCTCTTTTTTGGTAGAGGTATCAGGCAGGTAGATAAAGTTACGCAGCACATTAAACAGGCGCTGTTGATTAAATAGGCCTTGAATCATGGTAATCAGCGCACTGATTCCGTCTGTTTCTAGCGCTTCATCACCAGTGACTTTACGCCAAGAGTAGAAGAATTCATAAGGCGCAAATTGCGAGCCCATTTTGGTATTGGCACCATCACTAATGACACAGATGGCATTGTATTTGAGTAGTTCAGGGATATCACGGGTATAGCGGGTCGTGAGCTGCACGTAGGCATCATGTAGCGGTGCTTCTTCGCGTATGGCGCTCTTAAATTCGAACACCACCAGTGGCAAGCCATTAATGTATAAAATGGCATCGGGAATACGCAGCTCATAGCCTTCAATATTTAGCTGAGTGACGACCCGCAGCGTATTATTGCTCAGGTCATCATAATCAAGCAGCTGGATAAACAGGTCTTTTTTGGTGTGGTCTTCACGCTTAAGCAAAAAGCCATTAGACACATCTTTCATAATGGCTTTGTTACTGTCGTAAAGATCAGAGGCTGGCAGGGTTTTAAGACGATGCAGGATTAAGCCAATCTCATAATCGGTAATGTGCTGATCTTGATAGCGTCTGGCTAGAAAATCACGTAAATCAGACTCAATGAGTACATCTTCAGGCTCCCGCCCAAGCTGGCTATCGACGATTTCACCTGGGGTGTGTGGATAACCTTCGCTGGCAAGTAATTCGACAATGGCCTGTTCAAGTTTGGCTTCAGTGAATTTCAATGCTATGTTTCCTATACTAAATTACCACTAAAATGCGTTTCTGATATGAATGATATGTATGGGTAGCTACTTACTGCAATTCGCTTATAACTGTCTTTGCAAAGGCGGGCAGTTTAAACTGGTTAGTAGGGCTCCATAAGAGGGATAAAATTAAATCTTTACTTGAACGTAACTAAACTTACGCCTATAATAGCTCCTAACAGCACCGCCACCTCTACCTAATCTCTCTGGTAACATTGAATTAGGAAATGTGGCGGTTTTCTATTGTCCATTGATTTATCTTAGTAGATTTTGTAAGTTTCTTCACCAGTCCTGCCAAGTACTAAATCCTATATCATTTAATTTGATAGCTTTATTTGTTGGTGTAGGAAATTTATGAAATAAATCTTCTACTTTACGATCCCAAGTACTGTTTGGCTCAATGACCGCTAACAAATGCTTCATCATAATAAGATAAAAGAACAACCGTTTATTATCCGCTGATGACAACCCTAAAAAACGACTGTCCACTTTTGCCACAACATCAATATTTATATTCCATAATCTCGCATGATGTGCACAAATATTGCGTATATAGTTTAATGACTTAAGCCAGCTTCCGAATACATTGGGATTATCCACACCATAACTTTGTGATATTTGCTTTTTCTGCCTACCTTTAAGTCCTGAATACAATACCGATAAGCTACCAAAATCCATAACCTCTACTCCTACCCATATCGGCAAGTCTTCATAAGTGGCGATGTGATGCTTGATAAATGGACTTTTGTTTGAACGACGTATCTGATATTTATACTTTTTCAACCATGATTCATAGTTAATTTGTTTGCTTTCACCTTGAACAAACTTTTGGTCAAAATTATTTTTATCTAAATGTGCAACAGGGCTGATACGTCCAAAATTGTATGCTATGTTGGTTCTTACAGACATCTCAATGACCTCTAGAGCTTCTAAACACAACATACGTAACTTTTTATCAAAATTATAGATATTTAAAACATCGGTAAATTTAGTATCTTTATAAAAATTATTCTCTCTCGTGTTATTAATTAGTTGCCTAAATGGATACCAATACCCACTTAATCGGTAGTAATTTACTTGCGATAGAATATGTATAGCGTCAGTTTTATCCTCGAATATCATCCCTCTATTCTCAAGCAAGGCTATCTGTTTTTCGAATGATTGCCAAGGTTTGCAACTTTGTTTATTCAATAGATTCAAACGAGGTATTCCTTTGCCTGTTTATTTTACGTGAATTGCAAGTACTAGCATCTTAACAAAAATTTATCGTAGTTTACTCTCCATTGTACTTTTAGGTCACGATAATAATCGGTATATGCAATACACCCTACTTTGTTATATTTTTTTCTTACAGCTTAAATCACGACCTTATATATAACTTTTAATAATACTCCTTTTTCACAGGATCAAATCTCTTAACGGTGCTGTGATGTACATCTTCTATACGCCCAGTATCGTCATTGGGCATTTCTCCTATATATGTCATTTGGATGGGATAATACTTCGAGTTATCATCAGGTAAAACCTTGTAGACTACATCATATTTATAACTCAACGGGGAATCTTCACCATATACCCCAGATATATCAAGACCTCCATCACCTAAATGATAAATGTCAATAAAATCATCTTCTGGTAGATGTAAAGCTTCCCACCAATATGAGTCTTCACCATGTACGAGTTGATTGTTTTTATAGATACTGCCGACAAGATCTTTTCCGATTACTTGTATGCCTGTCTTCACATTAAATGAGTCAAATTTTATTAAACCCCATCCCCCTGAAATTTCGATTTCATTGTCTGGTAGACTCTTACTAACCAATTGATATACTGACCCCTGCCGTCAAATCCGTACACCTAAACTTGGGAGATTTTGATCAGGCAGCTTGACGATAGAAATCCATCCAAACTTGTCTTGGCGATCTCATACCTAAACTCTGCTGAATCCTGACTTGATTGTAATCTAACTCGATATATTTTATGATACTGTTGATTGCTTCAAATCGAGTTTTGTAATTATGATGATATATCAGCTCATTCTTTAAAACGCCCCAGAAGCTCTCTATTGGCGCATTGTCATAACAGTTACCTTTCGCACTCATAGATCCTTTAAAACCGTATTTACTGATCATTTTGCGATAATCTTCGCTGCAATACTGGCTGCCTCTATCTGAATGTACAATAAGCCCTTGGCTAGGTCGTTTATCCTTGATTGCTTTATTTAAGGCTCTACAGACTAAATCTGCTTTCATGCGTTTATCGATAGCGTAGCCAACCAATTCTTTGGTATATAAGTCTTTGACGCCTGCTAAATAAAGCCAGCCCTCATCTGTCCAAATATAGGTTATATCACTGACCCAAGCACAATTAGGACGGTTAACGCCAAACTGTTGTTTAAGAAAATTAGGATAGACTCGCTTGTTATGGTCTGAGTCCGTTGTCACTTTAAAGCGTTTATGACGTCTACATTTGATGTCATGTTCTTCCTTGATACTACGCACCATGTACTTGCTAATCTCATGTCCATGCTCACTTAAATGTGCATGCAGACGCTGATAACCATATCGCTCTTTAGTCTCACTATGCGCAGCTTTTACAAGCAGCTCACAGCGGTTACGATGTATTTGCTGAGCACTGATATTACGCTTGGTCCAGTCATAGTAGCTTGATGGTTTAATATCAAGGGTTTTACACATGCTGGTAATGCTAAATTCATATTTGTGATGGTCAATAAAGGCGTACCTTACTGACCGTGTTTCGCAAAGTACGCCGTGGCCTTTTTTAGTATCTCTCGTTCTTCTTGTGCTATTTTTAGTTCACGCTTTAAACGCTTCATTTCTTCAAGGGCTGAAACAAGCTCTGGATCGTATTGCTTAGTACCCTTGAGCATGCCTTGATTGGCTTTTCGTTGCCAGTTAGCCAGTGTCTGCATTGGCAGCCCTAACCGCCTAGCTGTAGCACTAACATTGCCACCATTATTCTCTATTGCTTTAACTGCTTCTGCTTTAAATTCTTCACTGTATCTTTTAGCTTTCTTTGTCATGGTAAACTCCTATTTGTCTTCCTTAGTTTACCAAGTTTTTGTCTACGGTTTTTTCAGCATAGCTCATACACCACTATCTAACTGTTTGAAAGTATATAAATCAGCTGATGTGAGACAAATACGACACGAAATCAAATAATCTGGATCATCTTCATCTACCTTGAGTTTTTCAATGAGTACCAGATAACGAGTTTCTCCTGAAACGTTTTTATATTCAATGGCAGGATGCATGACTCCCACTGTTCTCAAAACTTGATCATCTACCCCAGTTAGACCGATATATGGATAGCTATTAAGTTCATCGTCACCATAAACCACGTTGACCATTCGATCACTGTAAAATTGGCGCATGATGTATTTGAAATTCAATTCAGGAATTTTAGTTTGCGCTATTTGTTGGGCATTAAATACCGGTGTTGCCGCCATGGCAGAAGTAGCCGTTAGAGAACCCAATCCAATCGCTAAACTTAATAGTAATCTTTTCATAAAAAGTCCTTTGATACGTTTTAAACTAAAATCCCTTTAAATATTTGCCACCAACTTCTCAGCATCAGGAATACGCAGCTCGCCTGACATGAGTTTGGGTAATAGCGTGTCACGGAGTTTGGCTAGTGTTCTACTCTCTTTAGCTTGTATTGAAATTTTTTCGAAGTTTACTGAAGTCATTTCATGAAATAGCTCTAATACTTTATTGCTACTTTTAGGTAGAGCCATATAAAAATCAGAAAAACATGAGTTTTGAACTCGTTGTCGTCCTGAAGAACCAACCATGCTCTGAATAGCATGCAAACGGAATTTATTATTACGAGCTAAACAGGCAACAAACTCCATTGTAATATTATCTTTTTCCCTTAAAACAATAAATTCTGTTGAGCCGAAGCCAACCTCACCAGGTTCTAAAAAGTCTACTAATCCTGTTTTACCATTCTCAAGACAAGGAGTTATTCGAGCAAATAAGACATCTCTATTTTGAAACTTCGTTCCACCTGAATATTCTTTTTCTATTACACCATCAATATTAAAACCAGATTCTGGCAATGCTTTCATGTCAGCATGACTGGCTAAAGTTCCCTTTTTTAAAGTCAGCCTAGGGTTGATTTCTATCATATTATCAATACTATCGACATCCCACCCCTTAGGAATCCAGCCTAAGTCTTCAATAAACTCAAACTCACTCGGGAATAGGTCATTAATCTCTGAATTAGTCTTAGATTTACCACTGTCTAATTGAGCCTGACGCATTTCTGCGCGCTCTTTTAGTGGTTCAGGAATAGCTTTACCTGCCAGCAACGCGTTATCAATCACTGGGTCGAAGTCAACAAACCAGCTTTTAAACAAAGCTTGTGCCATCGCTTCTAGCGTTTCGTTCATTTGACGATTTAGTTCGATTTTATCGTCTAGTGTGCCTAGGATGTGAGCAATCGCTTTTTGTTCAGGCATTGGGGGTAGCTTAAATGAATAACTACTTAAAACTTTCGCGTTTGCACCAGCTTGAGCTGAACCTGTCTTAGCTCCTTGAATAAATGCCCACCATTGAGGAGAACGCATTGAGTACCAAACGAAAAATGGATTGGCTACATCCTCTTTAAGTCTAAATCGGATTAAGTATGAAGCATAAACTGTGTCCTGCTCTCCAGTAAAAATATAGTTTTCACCAGTGCTATTGCCTGTCCGTGCTACTACAATATCTCCTGTATGTAAAAGATATTTCTTTAACTTAGAATCATCAATAGGGCAATAAGGAACAGTATTCCAGTCAACCACACCATTTTGAATATCAGTAATTCGTAAAAATTTTGGACCCACTT
Above is a window of Psychrobacter sp. FDAARGOS_221 DNA encoding:
- a CDS encoding type I restriction endonuclease subunit R yields the protein MKFTEAKLEQAIVELLASEGYPHTPGEIVDSQLGREPEDVLIESDLRDFLARRYQDQHITDYEIGLILHRLKTLPASDLYDSNKAIMKDVSNGFLLKREDHTKKDLFIQLLDYDDLSNNTLRVVTQLNIEGYELRIPDAILYINGLPLVVFEFKSAIREEAPLHDAYVQLTTRYTRDIPELLKYNAICVISDGANTKMGSQFAPYEFFYSWRKVTGDEALETDGISALITMIQGLFNQQRLFNVLRNFIYLPDTSTKKEKIICRYPQYYAATKLFNNIKQHIKQIDSAGKLIAGDGKGGTYFGATGCGKSYTMLFLTRLLMRDVTLGSPTIVLITDRTDLDDQLSGQFTNAKTYIGDDNIISVESRAELRERLSGIKSGGVYLTTIHKFTEDTQLLTERSNVIVLSDEAHRSQLNLEQKITVTEDGVKKTYGFAKYLHDSLPNATYVGFTGTPVDATLDVFGPIVDSYTMTESVHDEITVPIVYEGRAAKVLLDNNQLEEVEKYYKQAEEAGANEYQIEKSKQTMATMSTVLGDPDRIRAIAEDFVEHYETRVAEGTTQKGKAMFVCSSRENAFKLYKDIIDIRPQWAEVMACEEGSTLTESEKKTIKPMERVKMIMTRNKDDSQELWDLLGTKDYRKELDRQFKNGKSNFKIAIVVDMWLTGFDVPFLDTIYIDKPLQKHNLIQTISRVNRKFEGKERGLVVDYIGIKKHMNLALAQYTEGKEQNLEEIAQSVVIVKDQLSLLDAMFHNFDNSGYFSGKPIEQLDCLNESANFVLATEKSKRFFMDVVKRLKSAYDICVGSNDLTQLHKDKIHYYLAVRTIIFKITTGNAPDVEQMNEKVRELVKDALQSDGVEEIFKMGAEHGHEISIFDDDYLAKIDKIKQPNTKMELLQQLLKKAIGEFKKTNKVKSIDFSKKMNAIVQKYNERDESSIMHSTVMKDFTDQIIDIIHQMRDEVSSYKDKGIDYEQKAFYDILLTLAHKYDFTYPEDKLIELSKAVKDLVDDKAQYTDWNKRNDTKAELEFDLIVLLDEWGYPPIDRDEVYTEIFDQAEHFKKGRVGS
- a CDS encoding Abi family protein; amino-acid sequence: MNLLNKQSCKPWQSFEKQIALLENRGMIFEDKTDAIHILSQVNYYRLSGYWYPFRQLINNTRENNFYKDTKFTDVLNIYNFDKKLRMLCLEALEVIEMSVRTNIAYNFGRISPVAHLDKNNFDQKFVQGESKQINYESWLKKYKYQIRRSNKSPFIKHHIATYEDLPIWVGVEVMDFGSLSVLYSGLKGRQKKQISQSYGVDNPNVFGSWLKSLNYIRNICAHHARLWNINIDVVAKVDSRFLGLSSADNKRLFFYLIMMKHLLAVIEPNSTWDRKVEDLFHKFPTPTNKAIKLNDIGFSTWQDW
- a CDS encoding IS3 family transposase (programmed frameshift), with the translated sequence MTKKAKRYSEEFKAEAVKAIENNGGNVSATARRLGLPMQTLANWQRKANQGMLKGTKQYDPELVSALEEMKRLKRELKIAQEEREIPKKGHGVLCETRSVRYAFIDHHKYEFSITSMCKTLDIKPSSYYDWTKRNISAQQIHRNRCELLVKAAHSETKERYGYQRLHAHLSEHGHEISKYMVRSIKEEHDIKCRRHKRFKVTTDSDHNKRVYPNFLKQQFGVNRPNCAWVSDITYIWTDEGWLYLAGVKDLYTKELVGYAIDKRMKADLVCRALNKAIKDKRPSQGLIVHSDRGSQYCSEDYRKMISKYGFKGSMSAKGNCYDNAPIESFWGVLKNELIYHHNYKTRFEAINSIIKYIELDYNQVRIQQSLGMRSPRQVWMDFYRQAA
- a CDS encoding restriction endonuclease subunit S, with protein sequence MANNWDEVKLGDISSDVSYGYTESATNEEVGPKFLRITDIQNGVVDWNTVPYCPIDDSKLKKYLLHTGDIVVARTGNSTGENYIFTGEQDTVYASYLIRFRLKEDVANPFFVWYSMRSPQWWAFIQGAKTGSAQAGANAKVLSSYSFKLPPMPEQKAIAHILGTLDDKIELNRQMNETLEAMAQALFKSWFVDFDPVIDNALLAGKAIPEPLKERAEMRQAQLDSGKSKTNSEINDLFPSEFEFIEDLGWIPKGWDVDSIDNMIEINPRLTLKKGTLASHADMKALPESGFNIDGVIEKEYSGGTKFQNRDVLFARITPCLENGKTGLVDFLEPGEVGFGSTEFIVLREKDNITMEFVACLARNNKFRLHAIQSMVGSSGRQRVQNSCFSDFYMALPKSSNKVLELFHEMTSVNFEKISIQAKESRTLAKLRDTLLPKLMSGELRIPDAEKLVANI